Proteins from a genomic interval of Nocardia sp. BMG51109:
- a CDS encoding helix-turn-helix domain-containing protein, with translation MDLVALGQRIQRLRHDRGLTLQSLAELSSVSVSMLSAVERGDKAPTVVVLDRVAAGLGIRLSALVSEPESERIIVRRAADQDVVDESGWQRTILTPVVAGVNFEWIRSTLPPGCVPGEYPSYAPGSHEFLYAESGTVTLTIDGDRVVELGPGDSIYLAADSTLHYANHTDRPCVYYVAALVMRPRDPR, from the coding sequence ATGGATCTCGTCGCCCTGGGCCAGCGCATCCAGCGGCTGCGTCACGACCGCGGGCTGACCCTGCAGTCCCTCGCCGAGCTGTCGTCGGTGAGCGTGAGCATGCTGTCGGCCGTCGAGCGCGGCGACAAGGCGCCGACGGTGGTCGTGCTCGACCGGGTGGCGGCCGGGCTCGGAATCCGCCTGTCCGCCTTGGTGTCCGAACCCGAGAGCGAGCGGATCATCGTGCGCCGCGCGGCCGATCAGGACGTCGTCGACGAATCGGGGTGGCAGCGCACGATTCTCACGCCCGTGGTCGCGGGGGTGAACTTCGAATGGATCCGGTCCACGCTGCCGCCGGGCTGCGTGCCCGGCGAGTACCCGTCGTACGCGCCGGGTTCGCACGAGTTCCTCTACGCCGAGTCGGGCACCGTCACCCTGACGATCGACGGCGACCGGGTCGTCGAGCTGGGCCCGGGCGATTCGATCTATCTGGCCGCCGACAGCACCCTGCACTACGCCAATCACACCGATCGGCCCTGCGTCTACTACGTCGCGGCGCTCGTCATGCGTCCCCGCGACCCGCGATAG
- the rarD gene encoding EamA family transporter RarD — MPGSGGEGSGRRTDNWGVAVGASAYLLWGAFPAFFGLLEFASPGEILAQRILWTLVVVLAVLLAAGRIRELFAIDARTWRLAAVAGAAIALNWGVYVFGVTTGHVVECALGYFINPLVTVLFGVVLFRERLTWPQWLALALGATAVVVLTVDYGKLPWIALVLACSFATYGLVKKVIRLDPLRSVAAEGVVSAPFALAAALGFGLTGNAAFGDGVGNTALMMSTGPVTLIPLLLFAFAAGRVPLSMMGILQYLTPALQMAWGVLVGHEAMPGSRWAGFGLIWVALAVFTTDALLRARRAAAARTATV; from the coding sequence ATCCCGGGCTCCGGTGGCGAGGGCAGCGGCCGGCGGACCGACAACTGGGGAGTCGCGGTCGGCGCGAGCGCCTATCTGCTGTGGGGCGCCTTCCCCGCCTTCTTCGGACTGCTCGAATTCGCCAGTCCCGGTGAGATTCTGGCGCAGCGGATCCTGTGGACACTGGTCGTGGTGCTCGCCGTTCTGCTGGCCGCCGGGCGGATCCGCGAGCTGTTCGCCATCGATGCGCGCACCTGGCGGCTGGCCGCGGTCGCGGGGGCGGCGATCGCGCTCAACTGGGGGGTCTACGTCTTCGGGGTCACCACCGGGCACGTGGTCGAGTGCGCTCTCGGATACTTCATCAATCCGCTGGTCACGGTGCTGTTCGGGGTGGTGTTGTTCCGGGAGCGGCTGACCTGGCCGCAGTGGCTGGCGCTGGCGCTGGGGGCGACCGCGGTGGTGGTGCTGACCGTCGACTACGGCAAACTGCCGTGGATCGCGCTGGTCCTGGCCTGCTCGTTCGCGACCTACGGCCTGGTGAAGAAGGTGATCCGCCTCGACCCGCTGCGCAGCGTCGCGGCCGAGGGCGTGGTGTCGGCGCCGTTCGCGCTGGCGGCCGCCCTCGGATTCGGGCTGACGGGGAACGCCGCGTTCGGCGACGGCGTGGGGAACACCGCGCTGATGATGTCGACCGGGCCGGTCACGCTGATTCCGTTGCTGCTGTTCGCCTTCGCCGCCGGCCGGGTGCCGCTGTCGATGATGGGAATCCTGCAATATCTCACTCCCGCACTACAGATGGCGTGGGGCGTGCTGGTCGGGCACGAGGCGATGCCCGGATCCCGGTGGGCCGGATTCGGGCTGATCTGGGTGGCGCTGGCGGTGTTCACGACCGATGCGCTGCTGCGCGCCCGCCGGGCGGCCGCGGCCCGGACCGCCACCGTGTGA
- a CDS encoding cation-translocating P-type ATPase — protein sequence MSITEQAARAPGLSAAEVEQRVRDGQTNDVPDRASRSVADIVRANVFTRINAILGVLFVLVLATGSIIDGMFGLLIVANSLVGIVQEIRAKQTLDKLAIVGQAQPTVRRAGRAEQLPPKDVVLDDLIELGPGDQIVVDGEVVESELLEVDESLLTGEADSIDKGVGAQVMSGSYVVAGSGAYRAAKVGRDAYAAKLAAEASKFTLVNSELRNGINTILKVITYLLIPAGLVTIYNQLFSSHQSWQNALNGMVAALVPMVPEGLVLMTSIAFAVGVIRLGQRKCLVQELPAIEGLARVDVVCADKTGTLTENGMRLSELRAVDGADAQPLRDVLAAMASDDPRPNASVAAIAEALPDSPGWRYTAVAPFSSAKKWSGFSYGEHGNWLLGAPDVLLDPRSEAAATAQEVGAQGLRVLLLASSDRPVDAPDAPGTVTPRALVVLEQKVRPDARDTLDYFASQDVSIKVISGDNAVSVGAVASSLGLPGGKNAVDARTLPAERDDLADVLEQQTTFGRVRPDQKRAMVGALQSREHTVAMTGDGVNDVLALKDADIGVAMGAGSPATRAVAQIVLLDNKFATLPYVVGEGRRVIGNIERVSNLFLTKTVYSVLLAFLVGVAGIGSQLFDYDPVPYPFLPRHVTIAAWFTIGIPAFILSLAPNNERARTGFVPRVLRLAIPSGAVIGVMTFIVYLIAYQGAAQSEEQKVQAGTTALITLLIIAVWVLAIVARPWSWWKVVLITGSVVGYLILFTVPFTRHFFKLDPSNWSLTGVAFVCGAIGIVLVELAWWLSARLTGGERQLLPAAPGENG from the coding sequence ATGTCGATCACCGAACAGGCGGCACGGGCGCCGGGACTGTCCGCGGCCGAGGTCGAGCAGCGCGTCCGCGACGGGCAGACCAACGACGTGCCGGACCGGGCCAGCCGCTCGGTCGCCGACATCGTCCGGGCCAATGTCTTCACCCGGATCAACGCGATCCTGGGCGTGCTGTTCGTCCTGGTGCTGGCCACCGGATCGATCATCGACGGGATGTTCGGCCTGCTGATCGTCGCCAACAGCCTGGTCGGCATCGTCCAGGAGATCCGGGCCAAGCAGACGCTGGACAAGCTGGCCATCGTCGGGCAGGCGCAGCCGACGGTGCGCCGCGCCGGCCGCGCGGAGCAGCTCCCCCCGAAGGACGTGGTGCTCGACGACCTGATCGAGCTCGGCCCGGGCGACCAGATCGTCGTCGACGGCGAGGTGGTCGAGTCCGAACTGCTCGAGGTCGACGAGTCGCTGCTCACCGGCGAGGCCGATTCGATCGATAAAGGCGTTGGCGCGCAGGTGATGTCGGGCAGCTACGTGGTCGCCGGCTCGGGCGCCTACCGGGCGGCGAAGGTCGGCCGGGACGCCTACGCCGCCAAACTGGCCGCCGAGGCCAGCAAGTTCACGCTGGTGAATTCCGAACTGCGCAACGGCATCAACACGATCCTGAAGGTGATCACCTATCTGTTGATCCCGGCCGGCCTGGTGACGATCTACAACCAGTTGTTCTCCAGCCACCAGTCCTGGCAGAACGCGCTCAACGGCATGGTGGCGGCGCTGGTGCCGATGGTGCCCGAGGGACTGGTGCTGATGACCTCGATCGCGTTCGCGGTCGGCGTGATCCGGCTGGGGCAGCGCAAATGCCTGGTGCAGGAGCTGCCGGCCATCGAGGGGCTGGCGCGCGTGGACGTGGTGTGCGCCGACAAGACCGGCACGCTCACCGAGAACGGCATGCGGCTGTCGGAACTGCGCGCCGTGGACGGCGCCGACGCGCAGCCGCTGCGAGATGTGCTGGCGGCCATGGCCTCCGACGACCCGCGGCCCAACGCCAGCGTCGCGGCCATCGCCGAGGCGCTGCCGGATTCCCCCGGCTGGCGCTACACCGCGGTCGCGCCGTTCTCCTCGGCGAAGAAGTGGAGCGGATTCTCCTACGGCGAGCACGGCAACTGGCTGCTCGGCGCCCCCGACGTGCTGCTGGACCCGCGGTCGGAGGCCGCGGCCACCGCGCAGGAGGTCGGCGCGCAGGGCCTGCGGGTGCTGCTGCTGGCGAGCAGCGACCGTCCGGTGGACGCCCCGGACGCCCCCGGCACGGTCACACCCCGCGCACTGGTGGTGCTGGAGCAGAAGGTCCGGCCGGACGCCCGCGACACCCTGGACTACTTTGCGAGCCAGGACGTGTCGATCAAGGTGATCTCCGGCGACAATGCCGTCTCGGTCGGCGCGGTGGCGTCGTCGCTGGGCCTGCCCGGCGGCAAGAACGCCGTCGACGCCCGGACTCTGCCGGCCGAGCGGGACGACCTCGCCGACGTGCTCGAGCAGCAGACCACCTTCGGCCGGGTGCGGCCGGATCAGAAGCGCGCCATGGTCGGTGCGTTGCAGTCGCGCGAGCACACCGTCGCCATGACCGGCGACGGCGTCAACGACGTGCTCGCGCTCAAGGACGCCGACATCGGCGTGGCGATGGGCGCGGGCAGCCCCGCCACCCGCGCGGTGGCGCAGATCGTGTTGCTGGACAACAAGTTCGCGACGCTGCCGTATGTGGTCGGCGAGGGCCGGCGGGTGATCGGCAATATCGAGCGGGTCTCGAATCTGTTCCTCACCAAGACCGTCTACTCGGTGCTGCTGGCCTTCCTGGTCGGCGTCGCCGGCATCGGATCGCAGCTGTTCGACTACGACCCCGTGCCCTATCCGTTCCTGCCCCGGCACGTGACGATCGCCGCCTGGTTCACCATCGGCATTCCGGCGTTCATCCTGTCGCTGGCGCCCAACAACGAAAGGGCGCGAACGGGTTTCGTCCCCCGCGTGCTGCGGCTGGCCATCCCGTCCGGCGCGGTGATCGGGGTGATGACGTTCATCGTGTATCTGATCGCCTACCAGGGCGCGGCGCAGAGCGAGGAACAGAAGGTGCAGGCGGGCACCACGGCGCTGATCACCCTGCTGATCATCGCGGTGTGGGTGCTGGCGATCGTCGCCCGGCCGTGGTCGTGGTGGAAGGTCGTGCTGATCACGGGATCGGTGGTGGGATACCTGATCCTGTTCACCGTTCCGTTCACCAGGCATTTCTTCAAACTCGATCCGTCGAATTGGTCGCTGACCGGCGTCGCCTTCGTTTGCGGCGCCATCGGCATCGTGCTGGTCGAGCTGGCCTGGTGGCTGAGTGCCCGGCTGACGGGCGGTGAGCGGCAGCTGCTCCCGGCCGCGCCGGGTGAAAACGGCTGA
- a CDS encoding arabinosyltransferase domain-containing protein gives MTNTMVRADEPSAVGEAQRAARARGGRWAKPVALIAGVLATLFAIAVPLLPVQVDKTTLAWPQQDSARSITAPLVSYAPLTFDATIPGAALQQLGERGGLAAASMPADAPDLDKYGFVARVRPAQDDRPARFEVVLRSQSMFSVPVDGLADATLKVHSDMSSTTAELAGTGAKPVELQGDFRPQLVGVFSDLPDAAGTTVNAEVDSRFSVTPTFLKRAATVLAVGFALIALAALFRLDRFDGRRVRRLLPQRWWTFTAPDAVVLGTLVLWHFIGSTTSDDGYQFGMARTSLAAGYMANYFRFFGVPENPVGTPPYDVIAHMTEISTASPWIRLPTLLAAVITWLALSREVIPRLGVAVRHDKVAVWTGALGFLAVWLPYNNGLRPEPIIAVSVLLTWCFVERAIATRRLLPYAIAILVAAFSLTAAPSGIICVAPLLAGARSVVRFGMVRARELAVDSGAEQGGSDGSGISRWAWVRAYGALLAPLAASGVLVLAFAFAVEPLSAMFEMKRVHNAVGPSVPWFDDYLTYQWLFMPSADGSIGRRFGIIAMWVGLLVCAFVMLRKGGRIPFVAAGPAKRLLGITFGAMLLMATVPTKFTHHNGVYAGLAGAVAVVAAVAVGPRVMRAPRYRALFAAIVAVAMAQIFTSVNEWWYVSSYGIPWWDSAPSIFGIGLSKVFLIIAVLCLLLAAWWHVRAPEPGTPHRISPRAWRFAKIPPLTVVAALIVLFEVLSFAKGAVTQYPAFSLARSNINAALGEPCGLANDVLVEDDPNSSMLTPLTGDPMSAFAQGNNGYMPNGVGDLTPDDQPAGNNSSIANAFGDKSDGSSGTQTGGAPLPFGLAPGTPELGTSGQQEAADLTTGWYRLPDPADRSGIVAITAAGRFRAITQEGSVMPGQPIDIEYGTSDSPTTARSLGTVMPLDIGPTPSWRNLRVPLDQIPPQADVIRIVAKDKTLDPRQWMALTPPRIPHTRTLNELIGSKDPVLLDWAVGLQFPCQRPFDHKDGIAQVPGWRILPDRPAAHDTDLWESHDGGGPLGWSQQLLRTQTLATYLKDDWNQDWGQLQKLTPIDSSATLADPEVTQQSHSGLWSPGPINTGW, from the coding sequence GTGACGAACACGATGGTGAGGGCGGACGAACCGTCCGCGGTAGGCGAGGCACAGCGGGCCGCGAGGGCCCGCGGTGGAAGATGGGCCAAGCCCGTAGCGCTCATCGCCGGGGTACTCGCCACGTTGTTCGCCATCGCGGTGCCGCTGCTGCCGGTGCAGGTCGACAAGACGACTCTCGCGTGGCCGCAACAGGATTCCGCCCGCAGCATCACCGCGCCGCTGGTGTCCTACGCGCCGCTGACCTTCGACGCCACCATCCCGGGCGCGGCGCTGCAACAACTGGGCGAGCGCGGGGGCTTGGCCGCGGCGAGCATGCCCGCGGACGCGCCCGATCTGGACAAGTACGGATTCGTCGCGCGGGTGCGGCCCGCCCAGGACGATCGGCCCGCCCGGTTCGAGGTGGTGCTGCGCAGCCAGTCGATGTTCAGCGTCCCCGTCGACGGACTCGCCGACGCCACGCTGAAGGTGCACTCCGATATGTCCTCGACCACGGCGGAGTTGGCCGGGACCGGGGCGAAACCGGTTGAGTTGCAGGGCGATTTCCGTCCGCAGCTGGTAGGCGTGTTCAGCGATCTGCCCGATGCCGCGGGGACGACGGTGAACGCCGAGGTCGACAGCCGGTTCTCGGTCACCCCGACATTCCTGAAGCGGGCGGCGACCGTGCTGGCCGTGGGCTTCGCGCTGATCGCCCTCGCGGCGCTGTTCCGGCTGGATCGATTCGACGGGCGGCGGGTGCGCCGCCTGCTGCCGCAGCGGTGGTGGACGTTCACCGCGCCCGACGCCGTCGTGCTCGGGACGCTGGTGCTGTGGCATTTCATCGGGTCCACCACCTCCGACGACGGTTACCAGTTCGGCATGGCCCGCACCTCGCTGGCCGCCGGGTACATGGCCAACTACTTCCGGTTCTTCGGTGTGCCCGAGAATCCGGTCGGCACACCGCCGTACGACGTCATCGCGCACATGACCGAGATCAGCACGGCCAGTCCGTGGATCCGGCTGCCCACCCTGCTGGCCGCCGTCATCACCTGGCTGGCGCTCAGTCGCGAGGTGATTCCGCGGCTGGGGGTGGCGGTGCGGCACGACAAGGTGGCGGTGTGGACGGGGGCGCTCGGGTTCCTGGCGGTCTGGCTGCCCTACAACAACGGGCTGCGCCCGGAGCCGATAATAGCCGTCAGCGTGCTGCTCACCTGGTGTTTCGTGGAACGCGCGATCGCCACCCGGCGGTTGTTGCCGTACGCGATCGCGATTCTCGTGGCCGCCTTCAGCCTGACCGCCGCGCCGTCCGGGATCATCTGCGTGGCGCCGTTGCTGGCCGGGGCGCGGTCGGTGGTGCGGTTCGGCATGGTCCGGGCCCGCGAACTGGCCGTGGATTCCGGTGCGGAACAGGGTGGTTCGGACGGTTCCGGGATATCCCGATGGGCGTGGGTGCGGGCCTACGGGGCGCTGCTGGCGCCGCTGGCCGCGTCCGGTGTGCTGGTGCTGGCCTTCGCCTTCGCCGTCGAACCGCTGTCGGCGATGTTCGAGATGAAGCGGGTGCACAACGCCGTCGGCCCGTCGGTGCCCTGGTTCGACGACTACCTGACCTACCAGTGGCTGTTCATGCCGAGCGCCGACGGTTCGATCGGACGGCGCTTCGGCATCATCGCGATGTGGGTGGGCCTGCTGGTGTGCGCATTCGTGATGCTGCGCAAGGGCGGCCGGATCCCGTTCGTCGCCGCCGGTCCGGCGAAACGGTTGCTGGGCATCACCTTCGGCGCCATGCTGCTGATGGCGACGGTCCCGACCAAGTTCACCCACCACAACGGCGTCTACGCCGGGCTGGCCGGTGCGGTCGCGGTGGTCGCCGCGGTCGCGGTGGGACCGCGGGTGATGCGGGCGCCGCGCTACCGGGCACTGTTCGCGGCCATCGTGGCGGTGGCCATGGCGCAGATCTTCACCAGCGTCAACGAGTGGTGGTACGTATCCAGCTACGGCATCCCGTGGTGGGACTCGGCGCCTTCGATCTTCGGGATCGGGCTGAGCAAGGTGTTCCTGATCATCGCCGTGCTGTGCCTGCTGCTGGCCGCCTGGTGGCATGTGCGGGCGCCGGAACCGGGTACGCCGCACCGGATCTCGCCACGTGCCTGGCGGTTCGCGAAGATACCCCCGCTGACGGTGGTGGCGGCGCTGATCGTGCTGTTCGAGGTGTTGTCGTTCGCCAAGGGCGCGGTCACGCAGTATCCGGCGTTCTCGCTGGCGCGCTCGAATATCAATGCGGCACTGGGCGAGCCGTGCGGGCTGGCGAACGACGTGCTGGTCGAGGACGACCCGAACTCCTCCATGCTGACCCCGCTGACCGGTGATCCGATGAGCGCGTTCGCCCAGGGCAACAACGGGTATATGCCGAACGGCGTCGGCGATCTCACCCCCGACGATCAGCCGGCGGGCAACAACAGCAGCATCGCCAACGCCTTCGGCGACAAGTCCGACGGCAGCTCGGGCACCCAGACCGGCGGTGCGCCACTGCCGTTCGGGCTGGCGCCCGGCACACCGGAGCTGGGCACCTCGGGCCAGCAGGAGGCGGCCGACCTCACCACCGGCTGGTACCGGCTGCCCGACCCGGCCGACCGGAGCGGGATCGTGGCGATCACGGCGGCCGGGCGGTTCCGCGCCATCACGCAGGAGGGCTCGGTCATGCCCGGGCAGCCGATCGACATCGAGTACGGCACCAGCGATTCCCCGACGACCGCCCGGTCGCTGGGCACGGTGATGCCGCTCGATATCGGCCCCACGCCGTCGTGGCGCAACCTGCGGGTGCCGCTGGACCAGATCCCGCCGCAGGCCGATGTGATCCGCATCGTGGCCAAGGACAAGACGCTCGACCCCAGGCAGTGGATGGCGCTGACGCCGCCGCGGATCCCGCACACCCGCACGCTCAACGAGCTGATCGGGTCGAAGGATCCGGTGCTGCTGGATTGGGCGGTGGGCCTGCAGTTCCCGTGCCAGCGGCCGTTCGACCACAAGGACGGCATCGCCCAGGTTCCGGGCTGGCGCATCCTGCCCGACCGTCCGGCCGCCCACGACACCGACCTGTGGGAGAGCCACGACGGCGGCGGCCCGCTGGGCTGGAGTCAGCAGCTGCTGCGCACGCAGACCCTGGCCACCTATCTGAAGGACGACTGGAACCAGGACTGGGGTCAGCTGCAGAAGCTCACGCCGATAGACTCCTCGGCCACCCTGGCGGATCCGGAGGTCACCCAGCAGAGCCACTCCGGCCTGTGGAGCCCGGGGCCGATCAACACCGGCTGGTGA
- a CDS encoding PhzF family phenazine biosynthesis protein translates to MEVLLHQIDAFADAPFTGNPAAVMPLPEWLPDELLQQLAEENNLAETAYYTSPLPPEAGAVPGEGPAFHLRWFTPEVEVDMCGHATLASAAQIFDDMQPGADRVHFYTRSGWLTVARTDSAELVLDLPALPSLDVVADPDLVDALGVRPLRTLTGQDEVIVVASEREVRAARPNLSAFPKVARGVILTAPGDTADFVSRFFAPGVGIPEDPVTGSAHAQLTPFWSRDFGRPELTAHQLSRRGGRLRCTVAGERVLVAGRCHRYLDGVVQLPV, encoded by the coding sequence ATGGAGGTCCTGCTGCATCAGATCGATGCGTTCGCCGACGCGCCGTTCACGGGCAATCCGGCGGCGGTGATGCCGTTGCCGGAATGGCTGCCCGACGAGTTGCTGCAGCAACTGGCCGAGGAGAACAACCTCGCCGAGACCGCCTACTACACCTCGCCCCTGCCGCCGGAGGCCGGCGCGGTGCCGGGCGAGGGCCCGGCCTTTCACCTGCGCTGGTTCACGCCCGAGGTGGAGGTGGACATGTGCGGGCACGCGACCCTGGCGTCGGCCGCGCAGATCTTCGACGATATGCAGCCGGGCGCCGACCGGGTGCACTTCTACACCCGCAGCGGCTGGCTGACCGTGGCCCGCACCGATTCCGCCGAACTGGTCCTCGATCTGCCGGCCCTGCCCTCGCTGGACGTGGTCGCCGATCCCGATCTGGTGGACGCGCTGGGTGTGCGCCCGCTGCGCACGCTCACCGGGCAGGACGAGGTGATCGTCGTCGCCTCCGAACGCGAGGTGCGCGCGGCCCGGCCGAATCTGTCCGCGTTCCCGAAGGTGGCGCGCGGGGTGATTCTCACCGCGCCCGGCGATACGGCCGATTTCGTCTCCCGATTCTTCGCCCCCGGCGTGGGCATCCCGGAGGATCCGGTGACCGGTTCGGCCCACGCGCAGCTGACCCCGTTCTGGAGCCGCGATTTCGGCCGCCCGGAGCTGACGGCGCACCAGCTGTCCCGGCGCGGCGGGCGGCTGCGGTGCACGGTGGCAGGGGAGCGGGTGCTGGTGGCGGGGCGTTGCCATCGCTATCTGGACGGGGTCGTGCAGCTGCCGGTGTGA
- a CDS encoding GNAT family N-acetyltransferase: protein MLERSSVRAGTPGDLPAVTEIYGHYVRDTVATFELREPDLAEWHRRFDAITAAGLPFLVAEDDGRVAGYAYCAPWKQRPAYRQTVENSIYLAPWALGRGLGGRLLDALLAACRSRDLREVIAVIADSGNPSSPALHRSRGFADAGRLHRVGYKHDRWIDTILMQLSLEPEPA, encoded by the coding sequence ATGCTGGAGAGATCGTCGGTGCGGGCGGGCACCCCGGGCGATCTACCCGCGGTCACCGAGATCTACGGGCACTACGTGCGCGACACCGTGGCCACCTTCGAGCTGCGGGAGCCCGATCTGGCCGAATGGCACCGCCGGTTCGACGCGATCACCGCCGCCGGGCTGCCCTTCCTGGTGGCCGAGGACGACGGCCGCGTCGCCGGATACGCCTACTGCGCGCCCTGGAAGCAGCGTCCCGCCTACCGGCAGACCGTCGAGAACTCCATCTACCTGGCCCCCTGGGCGCTGGGCCGCGGCCTCGGCGGCCGCCTGCTGGACGCCCTGCTCGCCGCGTGCCGATCCCGCGACCTGCGCGAGGTGATCGCGGTCATCGCCGACAGCGGCAACCCCTCCTCCCCCGCCCTGCACCGCAGCCGCGGTTTCGCCGACGCCGGCCGGCTGCACCGCGTCGGCTACAAGCACGACCGATGGATCGACACGATTCTCATGCAACTCAGCCTCGAGCCCGAGCCGGCCTGA
- a CDS encoding DUF397 domain-containing protein: protein MTDTIDLSNARWFKSSRSAGKQECVEAAHVSGGRVAVRDSKNPTGPALVFTPSEWDAFTTGVLDGEFDRPSA, encoded by the coding sequence ATGACCGATACCATTGACCTATCCAACGCGCGCTGGTTCAAGTCGAGCCGCAGCGCGGGAAAACAAGAATGCGTCGAGGCAGCGCACGTGTCGGGCGGCCGTGTGGCCGTACGGGATTCGAAGAACCCCACCGGTCCGGCGCTGGTATTCACACCGAGCGAGTGGGACGCCTTCACCACGGGTGTGCTCGACGGGGAATTCGACCGCCCCTCGGCCTGA
- the lspA gene encoding signal peptidase II, which yields MAAVNTDRPSEQHPDEHDEPPRDDAASPGAASSDTAAVPSRRLPALLLVAAVVFALDLGTKVLVVAKMTPGEPISIVGELVRLTLVRNAGAAFGMATGMTWLLTLVAAAVVVGVIRIGRSLRSVGWAIGLGLVLGGAFGNLMDRLFRAPGPLQGHVVDFISVTKWWPVFNVADSSIVCGAILLVALTLFGFEPDGTRTRHADDGRSTGNSAAGEQA from the coding sequence ATGGCTGCTGTGAATACCGACCGGCCGAGCGAGCAACACCCCGACGAGCACGACGAACCACCGCGCGACGACGCGGCCTCGCCGGGCGCCGCGTCGTCGGATACCGCCGCCGTCCCGTCGCGTCGGCTGCCCGCCCTGTTGCTGGTCGCCGCCGTCGTCTTCGCCCTCGACCTGGGCACCAAGGTCCTGGTGGTGGCGAAGATGACTCCGGGCGAGCCGATTTCGATCGTCGGCGAACTGGTGCGGCTGACGCTGGTGCGCAACGCCGGCGCCGCGTTCGGCATGGCCACCGGCATGACCTGGCTGCTCACCCTCGTCGCGGCGGCCGTCGTCGTCGGGGTGATCCGGATCGGGCGTTCGCTGCGCTCGGTGGGCTGGGCCATCGGCCTGGGCCTGGTGCTGGGCGGCGCGTTCGGCAACCTGATGGACCGGCTGTTCCGTGCCCCCGGCCCGCTACAGGGGCATGTGGTCGATTTCATCTCGGTCACCAAGTGGTGGCCGGTGTTCAACGTCGCCGACTCGTCCATCGTGTGCGGGGCGATTCTGCTGGTGGCGCTGACGCTGTTCGGATTCGAGCCGGACGGCACCCGCACCCGGCACGCGGACGACGGTCGTTCCACCGGCAATTCGGCGGCGGGGGAGCAGGCATGA
- a CDS encoding VOC family protein, protein MSIQLNHTIVGCRDNRKSAEFWADILGLEAGEQWGPFVPVSVANGITFDFAVVPPDITEIQPQHYAFLVSEEEFDTAFAKIRERGIRYWADPRQAREGEINHSDGGRGVYFLDLDGHFLEMLTVPYGGWPE, encoded by the coding sequence TTGTCCATTCAGTTGAATCACACCATTGTCGGTTGCCGCGACAACCGGAAATCCGCCGAATTCTGGGCGGACATCCTCGGCCTGGAGGCCGGGGAGCAGTGGGGTCCGTTCGTTCCGGTGAGCGTCGCCAACGGGATCACCTTCGACTTCGCCGTCGTCCCACCGGATATCACCGAGATCCAGCCGCAGCACTACGCCTTCCTGGTCTCCGAGGAGGAGTTCGACACCGCCTTCGCGAAGATCCGGGAGCGGGGGATTCGGTACTGGGCGGATCCGCGCCAGGCACGTGAGGGCGAGATCAACCACAGCGACGGGGGTCGCGGGGTGTACTTCCTCGACCTCGACGGTCACTTCCTGGAAATGCTGACCGTCCCGTACGGGGGCTGGCCGGAGTAG
- a CDS encoding RluA family pseudouridine synthase, protein MRETRAMPVPDGLDGLRVDAGLSRLLGLSRTAVASLTEEGAVQIDGSAAGKSDRLVGGAWLEVEFPEPKRELKVEATPVEGMTILYADDDIVAVDKPVGVAAHTGVGWSGPTVVGGLAAMGYRISTSGAHERQGIVHRLDVGTSGVMVVAQSEHAYTVLKRAFKQRTVDKRYHALVQGHPDPSSGTIDAPIGRARGNEWKFAVTADGRPSVTHYDTVEAFQAASLLDIHLETGRTHQIRVHFSAIRHPCCGDLTYGADPRLAERLGLERQWLHARALGFAHPADGRWLEITSEYPPDLEHALGVLRDA, encoded by the coding sequence ATGAGGGAGACCCGGGCCATGCCGGTGCCCGACGGTCTCGACGGATTGCGCGTGGACGCCGGCCTGTCGCGGCTGCTGGGGCTGTCGCGCACGGCCGTCGCCTCGCTCACCGAGGAGGGCGCCGTGCAGATCGACGGGTCGGCCGCCGGCAAATCGGACCGGCTGGTCGGCGGCGCTTGGCTGGAGGTCGAGTTCCCGGAACCGAAGCGGGAGCTGAAGGTCGAGGCGACGCCGGTCGAGGGGATGACGATCCTCTACGCCGACGACGACATCGTGGCCGTCGACAAGCCGGTCGGGGTGGCCGCCCACACCGGTGTCGGCTGGTCGGGCCCGACCGTGGTGGGCGGGCTGGCCGCGATGGGCTACCGGATCTCCACCTCGGGCGCGCACGAGCGGCAGGGCATCGTGCACCGGCTGGACGTGGGCACCTCCGGAGTGATGGTGGTGGCGCAGTCCGAGCACGCGTACACGGTGCTCAAGCGCGCCTTCAAGCAGCGCACCGTCGACAAGCGCTATCACGCGCTGGTGCAGGGGCATCCGGATCCCTCCAGCGGGACCATCGACGCGCCGATCGGCCGCGCGCGCGGTAACGAGTGGAAGTTCGCGGTGACCGCGGACGGCCGCCCCAGCGTCACCCACTACGACACCGTGGAGGCGTTCCAGGCGGCGAGCCTGCTCGACATCCACCTGGAAACCGGTCGCACACACCAGATCCGGGTGCACTTCTCGGCCATCCGGCATCCCTGCTGCGGCGATCTCACCTACGGTGCGGACCCTCGGCTGGCGGAGCGGCTCGGACTGGAGCGGCAGTGGCTGCACGCCCGGGCGCTCGGCTTCGCCCATCCCGCCGACGGGCGGTGGCTCGAGATCACCAGCGAATATCCCCCGGATCTGGAGCACGCGCTCGGCGTCCTGCGCGATGCGTGA